In the Primulina tabacum isolate GXHZ01 chromosome 7, ASM2559414v2, whole genome shotgun sequence genome, CATTCAGGCCTCTGAGCTAAGCTAGTTTGTTATTTTTGCATTTACCGGTTAGAAAGAAAATCTTGAGGTGGGCTGTGGATTTTGGCCCGTTTCTTTGAGCTGTTTATTGTTCAGAAAGATTTAGTCTTTTTAGGTTGTTTTTGGGAATTGTAATGGGGATTTGCCTGAGTAGCCAAGTTAAATCTGAGAGCCTTTTTCATTCTGACACAGGTAATTTGTTCCAACTCTTCTTTACTTCAAATCTTGGTTATGAGTGAAGACATCATATTTTTCTTTAGCTTGCTGTGAATATGGAGAAAGAGAGCACAAGTTTGcaatttttcttcattttctgtttaaagACGATAATTCACTGCTTAGAACTACTCGAAATTGTATCCCgtaaaaaatatgttatttgCAAAACAAATATCTCTCTTAAAGCTTAGTTTTTCGACATGATTCTCGTGTAAGGAAGTGTTCCTACTATTGAACATTTACGCTCCTCTTGGATCTATGGTATAAACTATTTGCAACTATGATAATCTACCGAAAGTATAGTGTTCCAACGTAGTTGAATGCTGTAAAAGCTGAATGATAATGGATGCACTTATGTTTCTCATCAGTATTTATATGGACATTTCTTTCTGATCATCGTTCAAAACGAAAGTACCAAAGAGTTTATCGTTTAACCTTTTTTTCTTCACCTAAATTCAATATTCGGGTATTTCTCTTCGATTCATGGTTTCCCTTGATATTTATTACTATTGGCTTGTATACTTTACTGGATAATATACGTAGGTGTGAACTCTTCTAAAATGGTCAGCAAAGATGGGACAGAGTTTAGTATCAGCAATGGGACCGATTTAAGCAATTCAAGCAGTAAAGGTTCTTCTACTTCTGTACCCCCAACTCCTCGAAGTGAGGGTGAGATATTGCAGTCTTCCAATTTGAAAAGCTTTACATACAACGATCTCAAGGCAGCCACTAGAAATTTTCGTCCCGACAGTGTACTGGGGGAAGGGGGTTTTGGTTTGGTTTTTAAGGGATGGATTGAGCATACACTTTCAGCTTCAAAGGCTGGATCCGGTTTGGTGATAGCTGTGAAGAAGCTGAACCAGGAAGGATGGCAGGGCCACAAGGAATGGTTGGTATGTACAATTCTCATGTGGTTCTCTTCTATGCATTTCTCAGGAAGTTTGTTAGTTTTGTATCTGATGTTTACTGGTGCTTCCATGCATGTTCATGTTCTTTTCTTTCGTGTTGGGATTCAAGATTTTCCTTCGTGTTGGGATTCAAGATTTTCATGTTCTGTTAGATTTGGTTTTTCTGTAATTCTTGCAGGGAATTGACTTATGTAAAAGCAAGCGAAATAACAACCACAGTCTCTTCTAGTGATGATTGAATGCAAAGTTAATGAAAATGCGATTTTCTAATTCGTTATCTATCATATCTTTGTGTTCGGAGATTACTCTGCTGCAGATATAAGCAGACTGCTCCCAGTTAGAGCATATATATCACCTCACTTGAATggttataataatttaaattatggATATTGACAAACGTAGTTGATGCTATGTTGTTTCACTCAAATCAACAGGCAGAAATCAACTATCTTGGGCAGCTGCGTCATCCTAATCTTGTAAAATTAATTGGTTACTGCTTAGAGGATGACCACCGGCTTTTGGTCTACGAATTCATGTCCAAAGGCAGCATGGAAAATCACCTATTTAGAAGTGAGTTCAGCATAAACTATGATGTATTGGCTAAGATCTCAATCACATTATCTCTGTTTAAAGTTAATGCAAGtattattaaaatgtttacCCTGTAGATAGTTTGACTGTTTGAGTCTATGATGAATCAGGAGGTTCTTACTTCCAGCCACTTTCATGGGGAGTAAGAATGAAAATTGCTCTTGGTGCTGCTAGGGGGCTAGCCTTTCTTCACAATGCAGAGACAAAAGTAATAtatcgggatttcaagacttcTAACATTCTTCTCGATTCGGTTTGTAACTTCTTGTTTCTCTAGCATTAATGGAATTTTGTACATTTGTTGAAGAATGGTTTCTCGTAATCAAATTACAATTTGAGATTATTTAATACgtaattttgttcatttttGTGCTTGTTGATTCACAGAACTACAATGCCAAACTTTCTGACTTTGGCTTGGCCAGGGATGGGCCAACTGGTGATAAGAGCCATGTCTCGACTAGAGTCATGGGAACTTACGGATATGCTGCTCCTGAATATCTATCAACCGGTACAGATTACATGAAATTCTTTCTAATTAGCAACAAGCAAAATGACTAAAATTCTACACcgtgttttctcgagtttacaTAATTCCATGAATTTTCATGACAAACTTATATTTTACATAATACTCCTCTCTGGCTTTCTTGCCATTACAGCAagttgaaaatttgaattacAAGGTCTATTACGCTCGGAATCTATATATGCAGAATAAGTAAAAATCGGAATGACCGGTCGAAATTGTTGATTTTTTCCTGAAATATACCTACTTCAGAAGGAAAAGACGGTGACTTAAGAACATAAATTTCACCTGGGATCCCATTCAATTTGACTGTTTTAAACGGAGCTTGAATTCATGACAGTATTATCTCTGATATCTCTGTGGCCACTTATGTTGGTTTCTAAGAATTCATTCGAGTGGCAATTTCGTCCCaagaaaataatttattctTCTTGCACAGGCCATTTAACCTCCAAGAGTGATGTATACAGCTTTGGTGTGGTACTGCTAGAGATTTTATCCGGCAAGAAAGCAGTAGACAAGAATCGTCCCCCGGGAGAACATAATCTCGTTGAATGGGCAAAACCTTATCTTACAAACAAACGCCGAAATTTCCGTATCATGGACCCTCGACTTGATGGCCAATATTCAATGGCTCGAGCTATAAAGGCAGCTAACCTTGCTCTTCAATGCACATGCATGGATCCCAGGTTAAGGCCGAACATGAATGAGGTTGTCACAGCTCTAGAGCAGCTCCAAGATTCAAAGGACCCTTCAAAAAACGACGATAAAGATTACCCACTAAGTCGACATGGCCAACCAAGTAGCGGGCTTAGATATTGCAGGAGCAGTGCTGCTGGTGAAACACGACCAAAAGTGGCTTATCCAAGGCCTTCGGCTTCTGTACATTATGCATGAAATTGTTCTGGTTCAAGGTTAAGCCACTTATCAAGTAAAGGGTGACCAAAAATCTGTGCTATTCGCCCATGTTTCAGATGGttgtatagttttttttttttttttttgcatttaaTTCTCATCTCTGGTTTTAGGTATCTCTTAGGAGTGGATCTATTTGTTAATTTGGAGTTGTGAGCAGCATTTGGATCTGATAATTTTCATGGTATTGTTGAAAGATCTTTGAAGCGTTATTTTGGAAATGAAAGCATTTGTTGTACTTGTCTCTTGATTGATTTCCCCAAATTGCTTAATCGATACACTTTTTCTCTGCAATTGTTATTTTTATGAAAGTCTTATGAACCATCTCTTTTAATCTCTGTCATCTCGTATGgccaaaaaaaaatagaaacaaaGGAAGGATATATAATCTCAGTCAAAAACTTGTAtcagacgatctcacgggtcgtattttgtgaaacaaatctcttatttgtgtgatctatgaaaaatattatttttcatgctaagagtattactttttattgtgaatatctataggattgactcgtctcatagataaagactCGTCTCACAATAACCTACTCATAATCTTATTGATATCACCTATCATCATTATTTAACgggatttatttattttagcttattttaaaattattttgttaaaaatagcTTTCTTTGTTTAATATaatgtaatataatttattattatttaaaatctcTAAACACCTTTCATTTACCACTTTCACATCTCCATTAACTGTTACaacttaaattatatttattatttgataaatattatgtaatataattttttattatttaaaatcttaaaacacccTTTATTTATATATCTTTCTTTAAATAAGAATTAAGAATGAATATACCcactttataatttattttttctaattaaaataaacttaTTTCGTTATATTTCTTCTtcaaattgaattatttttctaattaaatatattcatatttaaACTAGTCTGATTTGACACACATCTATCCATAATGAAATCATATTTAATAACTTCATTCAACATAACATATATTTTTGtaaaagcttattttaaatgattcatGTCATCTAAGT is a window encoding:
- the LOC142551819 gene encoding receptor-like cytoplasmic kinase 176; amino-acid sequence: MGICLSSQVKSESLFHSDTGVNSSKMVSKDGTEFSISNGTDLSNSSSKGSSTSVPPTPRSEGEILQSSNLKSFTYNDLKAATRNFRPDSVLGEGGFGLVFKGWIEHTLSASKAGSGLVIAVKKLNQEGWQGHKEWLAEINYLGQLRHPNLVKLIGYCLEDDHRLLVYEFMSKGSMENHLFRRGSYFQPLSWGVRMKIALGAARGLAFLHNAETKVIYRDFKTSNILLDSNYNAKLSDFGLARDGPTGDKSHVSTRVMGTYGYAAPEYLSTGHLTSKSDVYSFGVVLLEILSGKKAVDKNRPPGEHNLVEWAKPYLTNKRRNFRIMDPRLDGQYSMARAIKAANLALQCTCMDPRLRPNMNEVVTALEQLQDSKDPSKNDDKDYPLSRHGQPSSGLRYCRSSAAGETRPKVAYPRPSASVHYA